One window from the genome of Choloepus didactylus isolate mChoDid1 chromosome 2, mChoDid1.pri, whole genome shotgun sequence encodes:
- the LOC119528003 gene encoding G-protein coupled receptor 157-like: MPPPAPPTELVPSERAVVLLSCALSALGSGLLVATHALWPDLRSRARRLLLFLSLADLLSAASYFYGVLRDFAGPSWDCVLQGALSTFANTSSFFWTVAIALYLYLSIVRTARGPRNGSLFWTFHVVSWGVPLVITVAAVALKKIGYDASNVSVGWCWIDLEAEDRVLWMLLTGKLWELLAYVMLPLLYVLIRKHISRAHAALSEYRPLLSEAPGLQQRASVADRKLVLIPLIFICLRVWSTVRFVLTLCGSPAVRAPVLVILHGIGNTFQGGANCIMFVLCTQAVRARLLSLCCCQAPPPAEGPAGPPKAPVPSKMGESQESRRTPVELPST; the protein is encoded by the exons ATGCCGCCGCCCGCGCCGCCCACGGAGCTGGTGCCGTCGGAGCGCGCGGTGGTGCTGCTGTCGTGCGCGCTGTCGGCGCTCGGCTCGGGCCTGCTGGTGGCCACGCACGCCCTGTGGCCCGACCTGCGCAGCCGGGCGCGGCGCCTGCTGCTCTTCCTGTCGCTGGCCGACCTGCTCTCGGCCGCCTCCTACTTCTACGGGGTGCTGCGGGACTTCGCGGGCCCCTCGTGGGACTGCGTGCTGCAGGGCGCGCTCTCCACCTTCGCCAACACCAGCTCCTTCTTCTGGACCGTGGCCATCGCCCTCTACCTGTACCTGAGCATCGTCCGCACCGCGCGCGGGCCCCGGAACGGCAGCCTGTTCTGGACCTTCCACGTCGTCAG CTGGGGGGTGCCGCTGGTGATCACCGTGGCGGCCGTGGCGCTGAAGAAGATCGGCTACGATGCCTCCAACGTGTCCGTGGGCTGGTGCTGGATCGACCTGGAGGCCGAGGACCGCGTCCTGTGGATGCTGCTGACGGGGAAGCTGTGGGAGCTGCTGGCCTATGTCATGCTGCCCTTGCTCTACGTGCTCATCCGGAAGCACATCAGCAGGGCG CACGCGGCGCTCTCCGAGTACCGGCCCCTGCTCTCCGAGGCGCCCGGGCTGCAGCAGCGCGCCTCCGTGGCCGACAGGAAGCTGGTTCTCATCCCTCTCATCTTCATTTGCCTCCGGGTCTGGAGCACCGTGCGCTTCGTCCTGACCCTCTGCGGCTCCCCGGCCGTGCGGGCGCCCGTGCTGGTCATTCTGCAC GGCATTGGGAACACGTTTCAGGGGGGCGCCAACTGCATCATGTTCGTCCTCTGCACCCAGGCTGTCCGGGCCCGGCTCCTCTCCCTCTGCTGCTGCCAGGCCCCTCCACCTGCCGAGGGTCCAGCTGGCCCTCCCAAGGCACCTGTGCCCTCCAAGATGGGAGAATCTCAGGAATCCCGACGGACCCCAGTTGAACTTCCCAGCACCTGA